The Brevibacillus humidisoli DNA segment TCGACACTGATGTCTTGCACTGCCTGCTGTTTCCCATACAGCTTGCTGACAGATCGCAATGCGACCTCTGTCATCCCGATCCCCCTCATCTTTTTGACCTGCTATCACTACCATAGCAATCTCGTCTAAATGAACCGTTTTGGCATCGTTAAGATTTCGTAGACCTCTACTCCCCTCCTTTTCCCGGCGTCACCTTGATTTCGATCGGGGGAGCTGCATACAGCCAGGTCCCTGTCTGGGTGGCAACGGCTGACCATAGACCAGCCAAGACCTTCCCCGGTCTAACTGCCAGTACGGATGTTTTATCCTCCCTGACAGTCACGGCTCCCTCCTGATCAACCAACAGCCGAATGACCCCCTCACCGTCCCTTCAGGGAAGCGGTACATCCCCTCGCCGCCGCCAAGCGTTTCCTCATCCCCGATGTAAAACCCGCTCAGATCGATTGACTGTTCGGAGGCGTTGGTGATTTCGATGAACTCACCGGTACTTTCATCAAACAACGGGTCATTAACTACCTCTGTGATCAAAAGGCCGTTACTCTCCGGTTCTTCGAGCGGTGGTGGTTCCTCATCGGAGAACGTCGCTTCGCCCGGCGTAGGCTACTGTGAGATGAAGTCACGGGATGCGTCACCGGTCAGATAGTACCGCTGCAGCGATTCTCCCAGTTGAGCAAGCGGAGGCGCTGCTTTGACGATCTGTCCGCCAAACTCGGTATCATTGATGTACGGTACGTAATCGATCACATTCAACTCCTGATCCATCAGCAGCACATCATCGCCACTGTTGGCCAGGATTACAGTTCCCTCGGCCCACTCGGCCGCCGTCAGATTGGGGACCTCTGGATCGTCGAGCGGATTGTAGCGCTCAACTTGGGGGAACTCGTAGTCAGGTGTATAATCGTACTTCTCCTTGTTGATCAGTGACGACTGCGCGACCACGATAGAACGGCCCGCTTCTATCGCCGCTCCTGCCGGAAAGGCAAACATCCCCTCGCCGCCGCCCTCGGTCTCCTCATCCCCCAACAGATAGCCGCTGATATCGATGGGCTCGCTGCCCAGGTTGGCAATCTCGATATATTCGGTTCCGTCATCGGAGCCTTCCGCGTTGTACAAGATTTCTGAGATGACCAGCGTCCGTACCCTTTCATCGCTACCAACGTGGCTGCTCTCCTGAGAATATGCCTGCCCGGCAACCGGAAAGCCGCTTATCCACGTGCTTGCTGCCAGAAAACCAATCAGCAGCTTTTTGCTCCATGGTTGCTTGTGATGTTGAGCACTTGTCGTCAATTGCCTCATTCCTCCCCAAATGCAGATTCCATTCCATCCGTATGGACCTAGTCGATCGGAAGCTCGGCCATCGTCGGCAGGATAAAGTCAGGCACGATGTCCGTCTGCCGCAGGTCTTCTCTGGTCGTCACGCCGGTGAGCACCAGTGCCGTCATCATCCTGCTGTTGCGGCCCAGCAAAATATCCGTCTCCAACCGGTCGCCCACCACCAGGCACCGCTCGCCGGGAATGCCCAGCATCTGCTGCACCCGCTCCGCATAGAAGGCAGAAGGTTTGCCCGTCATCGCATACCTGCGCTGCGCCGCCGCCGCCTCAATCGCTTTGGCTAAAGCCCCTGTATCCGGAATCGCTCCTCCTGGTACCGGACAGGCCGGATCAGGGTTGGCGACGATCAACTTGGCC contains these protein-coding regions:
- a CDS encoding lamin tail domain-containing protein, whose amino-acid sequence is MTTSAQHHKQPWSKKLLIGFLAASTWISGFPVAGQAYSQESSHVGSDERVRTLVISEILYNAEGSDDGTEYIEIANLGSEPIDISGYLLGDEETEGGGEGMFAFPAGAAIEAGRSIVVAQSSLINKEKYDYTPDYEFPQVERYNPLDDPEVPNLTAAEWAEGTVILANSGDDVLLMDQELNVIDYVPYINDTEFGGQIVKAAPPLAQLGESLQRYYLTGDASRDFISQ
- a CDS encoding lamin tail domain-containing protein; this encodes MITEVVNDPLFDESTGEFIEITNASEQSIDLSGFYIGDEETLGGGEGMYRFPEGTVRGSFGCWLIRREP